In Kordia antarctica, the following proteins share a genomic window:
- a CDS encoding SanA/YdcF family protein gives MKKWLKRIAILIGIFILGILSCNIYVEVISGEKMFEDVTKIPSNRVGLLLGTSKYVKGGNINLFYKYRIDAAVELYKSGKIKYILVSGDNGSEYYDEPTTFKEDLVAAGIPENRIFLDYAGFRTLDSVIRSKEIFQLESFTVISQKFHNERAITIAHAKGIKAIGFNAKDVGGRSGMKVKVREMLARVAMCMDLVFGKQPKFLGEKITIE, from the coding sequence ATGAAAAAATGGTTAAAACGTATCGCAATATTAATTGGAATCTTCATTCTTGGAATTCTTAGCTGTAATATTTATGTTGAAGTCATATCTGGTGAAAAAATGTTTGAGGATGTAACTAAAATTCCATCAAACAGAGTTGGACTATTACTCGGAACTTCCAAATATGTTAAAGGTGGAAACATCAACTTATTTTATAAATACAGGATTGATGCGGCTGTAGAACTTTACAAATCTGGGAAAATAAAATACATATTGGTAAGTGGCGATAATGGAAGTGAATACTACGATGAGCCAACAACGTTCAAAGAAGATTTAGTTGCGGCAGGCATTCCTGAAAATCGTATCTTTCTTGACTATGCAGGTTTCCGAACCTTAGATTCTGTCATTCGAAGCAAAGAAATATTTCAACTAGAAAGCTTTACTGTTATATCTCAAAAATTTCACAACGAAAGAGCCATTACAATTGCGCATGCAAAAGGCATCAAAGCAATCGGTTTCAACGCTAAAGATGTTGGCGGACGTAGTGGAATGAAAGTAAAAGTGCGAGAAATGCTTGCGCGAGTTGCCATGTGTATGGATCTTGTTTTTGGAAAACAACCAAAATTCTTAGGCGAAAAAATTACGATAGAATAA